From a single Diachasmimorpha longicaudata isolate KC_UGA_2023 chromosome 13, iyDiaLong2, whole genome shotgun sequence genomic region:
- the LOC135168631 gene encoding very long chain fatty acid elongase 7-like, giving the protein MATIIKSLIRLYHYLNDEVSDPRTKDWFLIATPWPGLAILGFYLYFVFTLGPRLMANRKPFNLDRILQVYNVVQIIASAYLVYLALTQAWLNKYSFVCEPVDYSNTTDAIAIAASVWLYFMLKIVDLLDTVFFVLRKKQNQVSFLHVYHHTGMVMGAWGGVKYLPGGHVTFLGLINSFVHVIMYSHYLATSLKLGKPWWKKYITQMQLVQFFLILLHFSQLVWTEDCGFPLWPAAIFIPQNLFMIVLFGDFYYKTYIKKPDSVGQNGISKEIANGKPKSLFSYYIRVMASFMKLVVSNYNEILESTKDPMVDEWPLMSSPGPVLLILGVYLLFVLKIGPKMMESRPPFQLTNILILYNGAQVLFSIWLSTLALKADFLSYIFTKTCTSGTITDKNHQRMLTTAAWWYFFSKVIELLDTVFFVLRKKQNQVTFLHVYHHTITALFSWCYLKLLPGEQGLLIGFLNASVHIVMYSYYLIAALGPQYRKYLWWKKYMTWIQLVQFCLMLVYLMSILAMDCPLPKALTYFFVTNVVIFLYLFSDFYRKAYVKKNALKKET; this is encoded by the exons ATGGCGACAATTATTAAATCTTTAATAAGATTGTATCACTACCTTAATGACGAAGTTTCGG ATCCCAGAACGAAAGACTGGTTCCTGATAGCGACACCATGGCCAGGTCTCGCCATTCTCGGATTTTACCTGTATTTTGTGTTCACCCTTGGGCCAAGACTAATGGCCAACAGAAAGCCCTTCAACTTAGACAGAATTTTACAAGTGTACAATGTCGTGCAGATCATTGCCAGTGCCTACCTAGTCTACCTg GCtttgacgcaggcatggctgaATAAATACAGTTTCGTGTGCGAACCCGTCGATTACTCGAACACTACGGACGCAATAGCG aTAGCAGCATCAGTGTGGTTGTACTTCATGCTGAAAATAGTGGACCTCCTCGACACGGTGTTCTTCGTTCTTAGAAAAAAGCAGAATCAGGTGTCATTCCTCCACGTTTACCATCACACGGGCATGGTGATGGGGGCTTGGGGTGGTGTCAAGTATCTACCAGGTGGACACGTCACATTCTTAG gCTTGATAAATTCCTTTGTCCACGTCATCATGTACAGTCATTACTTGGCGACGTCGCTGAAGCTTGGCAAGCCCTGGTGGAAGAAGTACATAACGCAAATGCAACTAGtgcaatttttcctcattctgCTGCATTTCTCGCAGCTAGTATGGACAGAGGATTGCGGATTTCCACTGTGGCCGGCGGCGATATTCATACCCCAAAATCTCTTTATGATCGTTTTGTTCggtgatttttattacaaGACTTATATCAAGAAGCCCGACAGTGTTGGCCAGAATGGAATCAGCAAGGAAATTGCCAATGGTAAACCAAAGAGCCTAT TCTCCTATTACATCAGAGTCATGGCGAGTTTTATGAAACTTGTCGTCAGCAATTACAATGAAATTCTGGAGTCAACCAAAG ATCCAATGGTCGACGAGTGGCCACTCATGAGCTCTCCCGGACCTGTTCTACTCATTCTCGGTGTCTATCTCTTATTTGTCCTAAAAATTGGACCGAAGATGATGGAGTCGAGGCCTCCATTTCAACTCACCAATATACTCATTCTGTATAACGGGGCACAGGTTTTATTCAGCATTTGGCTCTCAACATtg GCACTCAAGGCTGATTTCTTGAGCTACATATTCACAAAAACCTGTACTTCTGGAACAATAACGGATAAGAACCACCAGAGAATG TTGACAACAGCTGCCTGGTGGTATTTCTTCTCAAAAGTGATTGAGCTGCTGGACACG GTCTTTTTCGTTCTGAGAAAGAAGCAGAATCAGGTGACATTTCTTCACGTCTATCATCACACGATAACAGCCCTGTTCTCGTGGTGCTATTTGAAACTTCTTCCAGGTGAGCAGGGGCTCCTCATCGGATTTCTCAATGCGTCTGTCCACATCGTTATGTACTCTTACTACTTGATCGCTGCGCTGGGGCCGCAGTACAGGAAGTACTTGTGGTGGAAGAAATACATGACTTGGATCCAACTG GTCCAATTTTGTCTGATGCTTGTTTACCTTATGTCGATTCTCGCAATGGACTGCCCACTGCCAAAGGCTCTCACCTACTTCTTCGTCACGAATGTCGTCATATTCCTTTACCTCTTCAgcgatttttatcgaaaagcATATGTGAAGAAAAACGCATTGAagaaggagacatga
- the LOC135168665 gene encoding very long chain fatty acid elongase AAEL008004: protein MPGIVDWYNDIHNKTDPRTADWFLVTGPGPLLMIVASYVYFSTYAGPRYMRDRKPYSLKNVLIVYNILQVILSTILVHEGFVSGWWNDYSFGCQPVDRSNNPKALRMARAVWLYYICKLIELSDTIFFVLRKKNRQLSFLHIWHHGIMTVSSWIAVRFFPGGQCTLLGLINSFIHIIMYGYYMLSAFGPHMEKYLWWKKYLTRLQLIQFSIIFVHNFNHLFLDCSFPKFLSILLTVNSGFFIYLFGSFYVKNYFTPKSQVEAGDAKAKRKLIVEKSE, encoded by the exons ATGCCAGGAATAGTCGATTGGTACAATGACATACATAATAAAACTG ATCCAAGAACTGCCGATTGGTTCCTCGTCACAGGCCCTGGGCCCCTCCTGATGATAGTCGCCTCGTATGTTTACTTCAGTACGTACGCCGGGCCCAGATACATGCGCGACAGGAAACCGTATTCgttaaaaaatgttctgatTGTTTATAATATACTCCAAGTCATACTAAGTACGATCTTAGTTCACGAGGGATTCGTGAGCGGATGGTGGAACGATTACAGCTTTGGTTGTCAGCCTGTTGATCGCTCTAACAATCCCAAGGCGTTGCGG ATGGCCCGTGCAGTGTGGCTGTACTATATTTGCAAGTTAATCGAGCTGAGTGACACAATATTCTTCGTCCTGCGTAAAAAGAATCGGCAATTGTCCTTCCTGCATATCTGGCACCATGGAATAATGACAGTGTCGTCGTGGATAGCCGTCAGATTTTTCCCCGGCGGGCAGTGCACCCTCTTGGGTCTCATCAATTCTTTCATTCACATAATAATGTACGGATACTACATGCTGTCAGCTTTCGGCCCCCACATGGAAAAGTATCTCTGGTGGAAAAAGTACTTAACCCGCCTGCAACTCATCCAATTCTCCATAATCTTCGTTCACAACTTCAATCATCTTTTCTTAGACTGCAGTTTTCCGAAATTCTTATCTATCCTGCTGACGGTGAATTCCggctttttcatttatttattcggcTCATTCTAcgtcaaaaattatttcacaccGAAGTCACAAGTCGAAGCGGGCGATGCAAAGGCCAAGAGAAAATTGAtagttgaaaaatcggaatga
- the LOC135168938 gene encoding DNA fragmentation factor subunit beta — translation MSLLAHCLARLTQSQTKHELRGYKVTDVNRSRKFGVACRSLRELKRKACAKLNITDDLAEINLFLLDGSLVDEEYFYTLQPQTTMILQKPGEKVRSDADLLYETLRRVNIDYLTVGDQASKFLTENLKRKVAVLYNLLNVDDSKTDCSRREDHPEWFMGLETNVTTKEAYMHRRCQDRIRGYLYKTIEQIKGSEAWSTNRQARLNLHGVIEYFKLQLKEDHYLGYYFDRSRSKEEPNNIDKVDGDEDECYDHCPCRLALHKNHDNDDDKSDEDEIDARRYSTGKTSPAKKLLINEKESCPYTVYPRGRSEQYALCDSRGEFRCEGVWSGNGCGYGDRHRINPYRSREELILFSTWNLDHKIERSRTLVPQLLKHCEEETIPENIVFGLYDNLFTVKNISLVHIVCHDKGSHK, via the exons ATGTCGCTTTTAGCCCATTGTCTCGCGCGATTAACGCAGTCACAAACAAAGCACGAG CTGAGAGGATACAAAGTCACTGACGTTAATCGCAGTAGAAAATTCGGTGTCGCCTGTCGGAGCTTGAGGGAATTGAAGCGAAAAGCCTGCGCAAAGCTGAAT ATAACGGATGATCTGGccgaaataaatttatttttgctgGATGGATCGTTGGTTGACGAGGAGTATTTCTATACGCTGCAGCCCCAGACAACTATGATACTCCAGAAACCTGGAGAAAAAGTTCGTTCCG ACGCGGATTTGCTCTATGAAACCCTGAGGCGAGTAAACATCGATTATCTTACGGTGGGTGATCAGGCAAGCAAGTTTCTAACTGAGAATCTCAAGAGAAAGGTTGCAGTTTTGTACAATCTATTGAATGTAGACGACTCGAAAACCGACTGCAGCAGGAGAGAGGATCATCCGGAATGGTTCATGGGACTGGAAACCAATGTCACTACTAAG GAAGCATATATGCACCGCAGATGTCAAGACCGAATCCGTGGTTATCTCTACAAAACAATCGAGCAGATAAAGGGCTCAGAAGCCTGGTCAACGAATCGTCAGGCGCGTCTAAATCTCCATGGAGTAATAGAATACTTCAAACTGCAACTGAAGGAGGATCACTACTTAGGCTATTACTTTGACAGAAGCCGTAGTAAAGAGGAGCCCAATAACATTGACAAAGTGGATGGAGATGAGGACGAGTGTTACGATCATTGCCCTTGCAGATTGGCATTGCATAAAAATCACGATAATGACGACGATAAGAGCGATGAGGATGAAATTGATGCCAGGAGATACTCCACTGGTAAAACGTCACCAGCCAAGAAATTACTTATAAATGAGAAGGAGAGCTGTCCTTATACGGTATACCCGAGGGGGAGAAGTGAACAATACGCTTTATGCGATTCCAGGGGGGAATTTAGGTGCGAGGGCGTGTGGAGTGGCAACGGCTGTGGTTACGGTGACAGGCATAGAATTAATCCGTACAGGTCTCGAGAGGAACTCATTCTATTTTCTACTTGGAATTTAGATCACAA aatcgAAAGATCACGAACATTGGTACCCCAGTTATTGAAGCACTGCGAAGAGGAAACGATACCTGAGAACATAGTATTTGGTCTCTACGATAACTTATTCACGGTGAAAAACATCAGCCTCGTTCACATTGTATGTCATGACAAAGGTTCACACAAGTGA